The Lacticaseibacillus pabuli region AGGAATGGCAGCTCACCCCCACGCCACTTGGTACTGAGGTGGCCGCAGCGAAGCAAGCATTGGATCGCCAGCTGCACGCCAAGGCGGAAGTGATTGCGTCGCACTACTCGCCCGAAGAACTCGCCAGGTTTAACCAATTCATCGGTGAGATTATCAACTTAAGAGCAAATTAAAACGGTGGCCCGAATGGGTCACCGTTTTGTTGTCTATCAATCTAATTACTTAATCCGAACCATGTAACGTGCATCAAGGAATTGGTTACCACCAAGTGAGTAGTAAGTGTGGCCCTTCAGGAAAGCAAGTCCGAAGACCTTCCAATTTGTCCCGTGCTTGAGGCGCTTTGACTTCCCATTTTGAGACACTGGCTTCAGCTGGTCGTTCCAAACCTGAATCCCATACCCAGGAATGTAGCGTACCTGGCAAACCATCTTAAATGGAATGACAGTTGCGTAAGGAATGACATCCAGCGCGTAGATAAACTGACCGCCGCCCAAATCATAGTAAGGCTTCTGGTTGATTTCGACACGATCGTTCACTTTCCAGTCGGTCATGGCCTTGAGTGTCTTCACCTTGACCCCAGACTGGTTAATCACGTCTGTCGGCTTAATCGTGGTAATTACCCCATGATCGCTGTTCAGCAAGACTGCTTTAAACGAAATCTGGTCGGCATTAGCCGCAGGTGTGGTTGCGGCATTAACACCATTTGAACCGACACCAACTGCCACCAACATGCCAAGTGCAGCTAATGCGGAAACAATTAACCGTTTCGCCCACTTTGTTCCAAAATGCTTATCCATCCTGAGACCTCCTCATATGATTCACTGTCGTTTCCAATCACGACAAGCATAACAAATATGACCGGAATAACAAGGTATGGCGGACATTATTGGGGAACATTCGGCACGTTTATTGTCGCAAAATCCTAATGCAGATTGATGTAGGCAGCATCAACCAACTGACCACCACCCAAATCATAGTACACACGGCCACTGCGAGTCACGACACCATACACTTGCCACTCGCTGTCGTGGTTCAGCTTGCGTTTTGAGCCATCCGCGTTGGTTACGGCTGTCCGCCCATCGTTGGTCCACAGCTGAATCCCGTACTTGGGCACGTAAACAACCGTTGCCGTTCCACGCAGGGCAAAATCAGCGTCGGTGGGCTTTGGCGTCACGGTCGACAGCGTCAGCCGGGCATCACGCACGCCAACTAACTGGCCGCCGCCCAAATCGTAGTACACCTCACCATCTGGTCCGGCAACCAAGCCGAAACTATGCCAAGATGTGCGACTCGGCAAGACCCGTGACGTCATTTCAAAGGACTTATCGTACACAATCGCAGCCGCGCTGATTGTGACTGTGCCACGAATCGGTGCGCTCGTGGCGGGTAATTCCTGGTTAACAGCTTGGTCGCTCACAACTTCGTCTGGCAAGCCGATGACTGTTTCTGGGATATATACCGATGCGTCATTCGCCTGACCATCAGGGGACGCGGTAACTGCTGGCACTTCACGTGGTGAGGCCTCACTATCCGCATCTGGGCCATCCGCTGGTATTTCGGTCGCAGTGTTGCCTTCTTCATCAACCGGCGTCTGTTCATCAGGCTCATCTGTCTCTACGGGCATTGTGTCCTCGGGCTTATCCGTCTCTACAGTTGCTGTATCCTCAGGTTCATCCGTCTCTGCAGGTGTTGTGTCCTCAGGTTCATCCGGTTCAACAGGCACTGTGTCTTCTGGCTCATCCGTTTCTACAGGCACCGTATCCTCAGGTTCATCCGTCTCTGCAGGTGTTGTGTCCTCAGGTTCATCCGGTTCAACAGGCACCGTATCTTCTGGCTCATCCGTTTCTACGGGCACCGTATCCTCAGGCTCATCTGTCTCTACAGGCACCGTATCTTCTGACTCGTCTGTTTCTACGGGCACCGTATCCTCAGGCTCATCTGTCTCTACAGGCACCGTATCTTCTGGCTCATCTGTCTCTACAGGCACCGTGTCTTCTGGCTCATCTGTCTCTACAGGCACTGTGTCCTCAGGTTCAGTATCATCCTGATTCGGCGTCGTTTCTGCCACCACTGGCTTGGCGTTTTCCACGTATACTAGCAATTCTCCATCTTGCATGTCGTGCTTTACCGTGTCATCCGCGTTTAAGGTGAACTGGTAGCCCTCTGGAATTTGAATGGTGGGTTCGTACTCATAGGTCACAACTGCGCTCACATTTTTTGCCCCCGCATCCACAAAACGCACGTGAATTTGGTCAAAATTTAGCACAGGCACGGTCACCGTCCCAGCCGCCTCATCAAGGTGATAGCCTAGGAAAGGCACTGGCTTATAATCTAATGTTCCTTTGAACGGATAATTCGTGAGATCGTGATTGGCTGGCAAGGTAATCTTTTCTGATGTCTTACTCACCACGCTTTGTGCATCCCCAGACATGACATTGTGATACCGCACAGAAACCTCACGTAACGCGGCCTGATTACCTGTAGCAACCTCAGCAGTGGCACCCCCACCAGCCGCCAGGGTCGCACTCCCCGTGGTACTTAACGCTGCCATTGCGGCCAAAATCGTGAGCGTATACTTATACTTCATTTCAATTCCCCCAATTACTCAGCAAATGTGTGACTAGCAATGAGGTGAGTATAACGGATAAAGAACAAAGCTGTCACCGCAAAAGCGATGACAGCTTTACCATATCTGATACATATTGGTCACAAATTTTAGGATTGTGGGTGGCACGCAAAGTATGGCATAATCCCCGTCGCAGCAGCAAAATAGTGCCAGTCAAAAGGTTAGATTTGTCCACTAGTCGCGAGTAGCAGTCGTCGTGTTACCCTCTTGGTAGAGCGACACACCATTCGATTTAATAACATCTCGGTACCAATAGTAGGAATCTTTCAAGTAACGGCGATTACTGCCCTGGCCTAAATCGTCCAGATCCACGTAGACAAAGCCATACCGTTTTGACATCTGCGAGGTTGCAGCACTAATCAAATCAATGCAGCCCCAGGTTGTGTAACCCATCACGTCGACGCCTTGTTTGATGGCGAGGTTGACCTGCTTAAAATGATCCGCAAAGTACTGAATCCGGTACGGGTCGTGCACTTGGCCGTCAGTCAGGGTATCATGTGCCCCAATTCCGTTTTCGACGATAAACACTGGCTTTTGGTAGCGGTCGTAGATATCAATCAAGGCCACTCGCAAGCCCACAGGGTCAATCTGCCAGCCCCAGTCGCTCGTTTGCAAATATGGGTTCTTCACGCTGGTTGTGAGGTTGCCCCCAACTTGTGCCATATCCGTTTCATCCTTGGTTTTGACCACACTCATGTAGTAGCTGAAGGAGACAAAATCAACCGTGTAACGCCGTAGCAACTCCGTATCCCCTGGTGCCATTGCAATCGCAATGTGCTGTTCCTCGAAGTAATTCAACATGTACTGCGGATAGGCGCCGCGTACTTGCACGTCCGCGTAAAAATAGTTGTTCCGGTTATAGGCTTGCGCCAGCACCTGATCATCCGGGTTAGCCGTCAGTGGATATGCCAATGTCTTGGTCATCATGCAGCCAATCTTGTCTTGCGGGTTAATGTCGTGCAGGGCTTTGGTCGCTAACGCACTGGCGACGAATTGATGGTGCAAGGCCTGGTAGATAGCCTGTTTAACGTCGTGCGCATTAGCGTACTTCTCCTCGACCACGCCAACCGTCGCGAACGGATGCCGCAACGCTGAGTCGATTTCGTTAAACGTCAACCAGTAATGCACATCCTGCGCGTATTCCTGAAAGCAAACCGTCGCAAAACGCACAAACATGGTGACCACTTGCCGTGAAACCCAGCCGTCATAATGATTGACCAAATATAGCGGCATTTCGTAGTGGGAAAGGGTCACGAGCGGCTCAATTCCATCACGCTTCATCTCCGCGAACAAGTCGTGGTAATATTGCACGCCCTTAGGATTGGGCGCCTGCTCAGTCCCCTTCGGAAAGAGACGCGTCCACGCAATCGAAACACGGAGGCACTTTAAGCCCATCCCCTTAAGCAAGGCCAAATCTGCTTTGTAGTGGTGGTAAAAATCAATCCCGTGCCGCTTGGGATAATACGTGGTGTCTGTGCTGGCCATCGCCGCTCGAATCTGGTCAGGTGAAACGTGCCACTGACTGGCGTAATCCTTAGGGTCCAGGTCCGGCCGGTACTGCGCCACATCGGCTACCGACATGCCCTTGCCATCTTCGTTCCAGGCACCCTCAGTTTGGTTGGCCGCGATGGCACCGCCCCATAGAAAATCTTTTGGAAAATAGCTCTTCATATGTAACTCCTCTCAACGCAAAAACCTCCCGAGTCACTGACTCAGGAGGTTTGGTATCTCTTAGTAGCCTTCAATCAAGTGGCTGTCCTTGCCAGAAGCTTGGTCGCCAGCCTTTGCCGAAGCGATATTACGAATTGTTTCAGCCAGGCGGAACAGGTCAAGGTCGTGGTTTTCCAGACCCCAGTAAATAATCTCCGGTTGCCGCGCGTCCTCGGACGTGTAGCCCATTTTCTTAATCATGTCATTGACGGCACTGCTGGATGAAATCACCACATCCGCCTCGTTCGCGTGATTCTGCGGAATCAGTTGGATGACGTTCATGTCCTGCAAGAACTGGAGCATATCGTCGGTGGCTAATTCACGCTGATCGACTTCGACCGTCACTTTCAGCACTGGTGCGGCGTCAAAGTCCGCGAAATTTGCCCGAATGATGCTAAACAAGCTCTCCGCGATGTCTGGCATGAACCGTTTGAACTGGCCAGATGCCTCGCTGTCCGGAATACCGTTAATAGCGGCCGCGACTTGTGCGTAAACTCCGCGTCCGGAATTCTGCAGGACGTTGCGTTCAGCGAAGTCACTGCTCCGGACATAAGGCCCATTCATGACGTAGTACGCTGTCCCCAACCGATACATGTTGGACTGCAGGATGACATCCCCACGCGTGTGCATTTTACTAAACGAATCCATGTCAGCGGTCAGCTCATTCAACACATGTTGCACGAAGTCATCAACTGGGTTGGCAAAGCTGTGCAGGTGTTCCCGCAATTCCCGGCCACCTTGCGTGTCGTAAGGGCTGCTACTCATCGCAACCGCGCGCACAAAGTGATAGTGCCGCATTTCATTGGTGAGCACACGCTCTGTAATGCCTGGGAAATAAGTGGTGGTGAAGGGTTCGTTATCCGGATTCTTCTCATAAGGCACCAGCTGGTCAAAGCGGGTGCTGATTGGTACCGCGTGACCCTGCGCAAGGCGCATCTTCATGACCCCAATCATGATGAGGTTGCCACGGGAAATCACATCCGTTTGGTCGACCCCCAGCATCTTGTGCTGGTTAATGATCAAATAGATTTGACGCGCCTCATCCTGACTGATGACTTTTTCAAACGGCCATGGTCCGCCGCGATAGCCTTCATAGTAGAAGGTATCCAGCAAGCACCGCAAGCCGAATTCTGGTCCGCGTGGCGCCCAAGAGACTTGGTCAAAGTACAGTTTGTTGCGTTGCATCAAGTCTCGGAATGGGTCGAGCCGCCGCCGGATGGTGGCAGTACTTAAGCCCGCCGCCTTCGCGAACGCACCAATGTCTGCGCCGTCGTTGCGGAAAGCTTCATCGATGAACCGGAAAGCAAGTGATTGTTGGAGCAAGAAGAACCGGTAACATTCCACGCTGATATTTTCCGCAAGTTCTTGGAAAGTTGCCTCTTCCGTGACATCACGGTTCAGGTTCTCCTTGTTAATCTTGACAAGGTCCGCGTAGACCTCTTGGTGCGCCTTATAGGTTTGTGGATAAGACAAATCCATCAACGTACTCAATCGACTTACGGTGAGCGAATTGCCACTCAACGATTTCATGAGTTTGAACAGGCGATATGCGACCTCAGAACGCTTGTCAAAGAATAAATTTTCAAACATCACTCACCCTCCCCGCTCTAATATTATGTACAGTTCACACACGTTAACCACACAAGGTAATAATACCGCATCGCCCGACAAAGTTAAAAGTGTCTTGGTTGATTTTGTCATTAATCGCGCTTTCATGCAACTAAATACGGCGTTTTTAACAAATAATCTTGTCTGGTTAATTTGACTGTCCCTAAAAACACCGATAACAAAAAACAGTTGCACCCCCGCATTAGCGGCAGTGCAACTGTTTACGACAAGGATTACTTCTTGTTGGTTGCCCCAACAAAGTTAATCATGTTGCCAGGACTGTAGGTCATGTGCTTGATGGTCTTCTTGGTCAGGTGCGCTTCACCAGTCTGGTAAAGGCCGATGACACCTTGCTGGTCGGCGAGAATTTCGTCAGCCTGCTTGAGGTCGTTCCAGCGCTTGCTGATAGAAGTAGCATCGGTTGTCTTAGAAGCCTTGATCAGCTGATCGTACTTGGCGTTGCTCCACTGACCCATGTTGTATGAGTTGTCAGAGGTGAACAGGTCAAGGAAGCTGATGGCATCTGGGAAGTCAGCCTGCCATGAGGAGACAACGACATCTGCGTTGTGCGCCAGGGACAGGGAGACACGTGTCTTAAATGGTACGGACTTGGTCGAAACCTTGATACCAGGTAATGCCTTGGTCCAGGCACCCTGCAGGTATTCAAGGGTACTCTTCGCAACGTCGGTATCATCAGAGAGCAGTGTGAAGGAAACGTTCTTGATGCCAAGTTCCTTCAGGCCCTGCTTGTACAGCTTGTCTGCTTCGGCTGGGTCGTACTTGGAGTTGCTTGCGTACTTCTTAGAAGCATCGGTCGCAAAGTCCTTCTTGTTATCAACGTTCTGGAACAGGTCGTATGGCACTGGCTGTGAAACTGGCTTTGAACCATCACCCAGAACCTTCTTGATGAATTCCTTACGGTTGATGGACAGGGACAGCGCCTTGCGGATGTTCTCGTTACCAAGGGCCTTAACGCGCTTAGCGTTCATTTCAAGATATGTCGTGCGACCTTGGGTAACCGTGTTGTATGCGGAATCGTTCTTCATCTGCGCAGCAGTATCGCCAGAGAGAATGGCGTCGTCGAGCTTGCCATCCTGGTAAAGGTTGAGGGCAGTTGTTGCTTCCTTAACCACCTGGGTCTTGATGCTGGTTACGTGAACGTTCTTAGCATCCCAGTACTTCGGGTTCTTCTTTTCAGTCCAGCTGTTGGAAGAACCGTTCCAACCGGTCAGAACGTATGGCCCGTTGTAGGTCGTCGTCTTGGAGGTTGTCCCGTACTTCTTGCCGTACTTATCAACTGCAGCCTTTTCAACTGGGTTGAAGACCTGCAGGGTAATCATGGATTCAAAGTAAGGCATTGGGGTATCCAGCTTAACCTGGAACTTGTACTTGCCAATTGCCTTGGCACCGAGTGTTGAGGCAGGCTTCTTACCAGCCTGAACCGCATCGGCGTTCTTAATACCAGTAGTTATGTACGCATATTCTGACTTGGTCTTAGGATCAGCAAGCCGGCGCCATGAATACTGGAAATCCTGTGCCGTAACGGGCTTACCATCGCTCCACTTCAAATCCTTACGTAGGGTGAAGGTGTAAGTCTTCTGATCCTTAGAAACAGTCGCGCGCTTGGTTGCGGCATCTGCTTCCAACTTTTTACCGTGATAACGCAGCAGGCCAGCACCAGTATCCTGGAGAACCTGACCAGAAATAGCATCAGTTGCCTGAGCCGCATCCATCGTGGCAATAACATCTTTGGACATCCGAGTGATCGACTGACCTTTGCTAGAACTTGAACTGCTACCACAAGCTGCGAGCAGAACAACTAAAGTTGCTAACGAAGCGCCTAACCAAAGTGGTTTCTTCTTCATGTGAGTTTCCCTCCTGAAATTTAATTCGGTTCTTATATTACGCCACAAACTTCATTTTGTATACTCATATTCCTCATATTTTCGTCTTATTTGTCACGAATTGCGCATTTGTCGTAAACACCTGTTTATATTCCAGGCGATATATCCATTTTGTCTCACTTGCTATTAATAAAACGATGTGAGACGAAATGTCGGCTTATTAACCAAATTAATAGCTGTGCTGGCAATTCAAGTAACTCCCCCGATGGCCACAAAAAAACGCCTCCGCGAGTGCGGAGACGTTCATCAGTAATTGAATGACAAATTACTTCTTGTCGACGTGTGCGCCAACAAAGTTAATCATACCGTTAGGGCAAATTGCCATACCCTTGATGCTGGTACGGGTCAAGTGAGATTCACCGAGCTGGTACAGTGGGATGACACCGGCAGTCTTGGTGAGCAATTCACTCGCCTGCTGCATGTCGTTCCAGCGCTTGTCAGCGTTCGTTGCGTCAACACCTGAGGAGGCGTTAATCAACTTGTCGTACTGGGCATTGCTGAACTGACCATCGTTGTATGATGCGCCAGTTGTGAACATGCTCAGGAAGCTGATAGCATCTGGGAAGTCAGGGCTCCATGCCGTAACAACCATGTCGCTCTTGTGATCCTGTGAAAGCTGGAGACGTGTCTTAAATGGAACGGAACGTGTCGTAACCTTCATCTTGGCATCAGAAGTGCTCAGCTTTTCGAGGGCGTTCTGCAAGTATTCCAAGGTGTTCTTAGCAAGTGCCGTGTCATCAGAGGTCAAGGTGTAGTTAACAGACTTGCTGCCGACTTCCTTCATACCCTGGCTAAACAGCTTACGGGCACCCTTAAGGTCGTAGTCCGTGTACTGCTTGACTGCCTTGGTTGGCTTGGTGGTGAAGTCTTCACCCTTATCGTTGTACATCATCTTGGTGGCAACGACAGTGCTGATTGGCTGTGAACCATTGCCAAGAACCTGCTTGATAAAGTCAGGACGGTTGATTGCCATGGAAATAGCCTGACGAACCTTCTCGTTCTTGAAGGCTGGGATGCGGTTAGCATTCAGTTCAAGGTAGTAGGTTGCGTTCATCGCACGGTTGTTAAATGCTGGGTTGTTCTTCATCTGCTGGGCATCGTTACCAGAAAGCACAACATCGTCAAGCTTGTTGTCCTGGTAAAGGTTCAAAGCGGTCGAAGGATCCTTAACAACTTGGTAGGAAAGCTTGTTAATCTTGATGTTCTTCTTGTCCCAGTACTTAGGGTTCTTCGTTTCGTTCCACTTTTGATCACTACCGGACCAGCCCTTCATGGTGTAAGGACCGTTAAAGGCAATGGTCTTGGAAGAAGTCCCGTACTTGTTACCGTACTTCTCAACCTTGCTCTTTTCGACTGGGTCGAATGTCTGCAGGGTAATCATCTTTTCAAAGTAAGGCATTGCCTTGTCCAAGTGAACGATGAAAGTTGACTTGTTAGGTGCTTCAACACCCAACTTGGACTTGTCCATCTTGCCATTTGCAATGGCGTCAGCGTTCTTGATGCCACTGAAGATGTAGGCGTACTGAGACTTGGTTGCTGGGTCAACCGCACGACGCCATGAGTAGGCGAAGTCCTGAGCTGTCACAGCCTTGCCATCATTCCACGTTGTGCCCTTGCGCAGGTGGAAGGTGTAAGTCTTCTGATCCTTGGAAACAGTTGCCATCTTGGCAGCCATATCAGGTTCGAGCTTGTTTCCGTGGAAACGGTAGAGACCAGACATGGTGTTAGCCAGTGCCTGTCCAGAAATGACATCAGTTGCTTGTGCAGCGTCCATCGTGTTAATAATGTCACCAGCCATGATGCGAACTGATGAAGTATTAGAACTGCTGGACTTGCCACCACAGGCAGCGAGTAGCACTGTCAGGGCAGCCGCAGCGGCACCCATCAAAATTTTCTTCTTCATAATTCTTCAAAACCCTCCCTAAGGTTTATGCTTACCTAATTAGAATACGCCTCGCGTAAATGAAATTCTACTTATTTGTGACATTTTTTCGAAATCTTGTGACATTTTCTTTCAGCCTTAATTAATCAGATGCTCATAAGACTGACAGGAAGAAACCTTATGGGCGTCCGACTTTGGCTTGCTATTCCTGTGTAAAATTTATGAACAGATGTTTCCATATGAGACACAATTGTGGCTTGCAGCGTGACTTAATAGTTCGACTGACATGATGCTGCATATAACGGCCAGTGATTAATTAAAGTAACCGACAAAAAAGGCCTCGACACGACGACGAGGTCTTTCTTACCCAGGGAGGGTTAATGAAGCTGTGGGCATTCCAGATACAGTGAGTTACTTGTTTGTCGCGCCCACGAAGTTGAACATACCACCAGGGCCCATAGTCATGCCCTTAAGTGATGTCTTGGTTAAGTGCGCTGACCCACGCTGGTAGATGGCGATGACGCCTTCGTCCTTAGCGAGAATCTGAGCTGCCTGTTCGAGGTCGTTCCAACGCTTCGTCTTGTTGGTCACATCGGTTGTCTTCGATGCCTTGATCAGCTTGTCGTATTCCGCGTTGGTCCACTGGCCACGGTTGTAGTCGTTACCGGTTGTGAACAGGTCCAGGAAGGAAATAGCATCTGGGAAGTCGGCGGACCAAGCTGACACAACCATGTCGAACTTGTGGTCCGTGCTCAGTTGCAGACGTGTCTTAAATGGTACCGTCTGGGTCTTGATGTTGAGCTTCAGGTTGCCAGTTGCCAGCTTGGAGAAGGCATTCTGCAGGTATTCAACGGTGCTCTTAGCAGCATCCGTATCGTCAGTCAGAATGGTAAAGGAAGCATTCGTGAGTCCCTCTTCCTTCATCCCTTCAGCAAACAGCTTCTGCGCGTTCTTCAGGTCGTACTGACGGTATTGCTTAACCGACTTGTCAGCCTGAGTTGCGAAGTCCTGGCCCTTGTCGTTGTAGAACATCTTAGCAGGTACAACTGTTGAGACGGGCTGGGAACCATTTCCGAGCACCTTCTTGATGAAGTTCTCCCGGTTGATGGCCTGGCTAAATGCCTGACGTACCTTTTGACTCCGGAACAACTTGTTCTTGTTTTGGTTCATTTCGAGATAGAAGGTCGAGTTTTCAAACACGGTGTTGTAGGCCGCGTTCTTCTTCATCTGGGAAGCTGCATCGCCAGAAACCACGACGTCGTCCAGCTTGCCGTCTTGGAACAAGTTGAGTGCGGTGGAGTTTTCCTTAACAACCTGGTTCTTGATGCTGCTAATCTTCACGTTCTTCTTGTTCCAGTAGCCGTTGTTCTTGGTGAACGTCCAGGTGTTGTCAGACCCGTTCCAGTTGTTCAGCTTGTATGGGCCGTTGAAGACCAGCGTGCTGGACTTGGTCCCAAACTTGTCGCCGTACTTGTCGACAGCAGATTTCTTCACAGGATCAAATACTTGCAAAGTAATCATCTTTTCAAAGTAAGGCATTGGCGTGTCCAGCTTGACCTGGAACTTGGTGTCAGAAAGCGCCTTGGCACCTAGTGTGCTTGGCTTCTTCTTACCCGCCATGATGTCATTGGCGTTCTCGATGCCTGAGAAGATGTAGGCGTATTGCCCCTTGGTTGCGGGGTCAACGGCGCGCTGCCAGCCATACTGGAAGTCCTTGGCTGTCACACGGCTACCATCGCTCCATTTGGCGTTCTTGCGCAACGTGAAGGTGTAAGTCTTCTGGTCCTTAGACACCTTCGCCATGCTTGCCGCCATATCAGGGGTCAGCTTTTTGCCCTGGAAACGGTACAAGCCGGCGTACGCGTTCGTCATCGCCTGGCCGGAAATGACGTCGGTAGCAAGTGCCGGGTCCATGGTTGCAATGACGTCCCCTTCCATCCGGGTAACGGTTTGGCCTTTATCTGCACTGCCGCCCTTGCTGCCACAAGCAGCGAGTAAAACGACGAGCGCAGTCGACATGACGCCGAGCCACATTCGGTTCTTCTTCATAAGATTTGTCCTCCTTAAGACTGTGTAAAATTAGAATACTACACAAGTTTCTTAAAGTAAATTAATTTTACACATTTTGTCACTATGAAAGCGGTAAATATTCATATCGCGGACATAGTTGCGTGTACTGTTCGTATATTGCAAACACCAGTTGTCATAATCTGTGACGAATAGTGGCGTAATTCGAGAAAAACTAGAGGCGGTTTACTGTGCCTTGCTCAAAAGATTAAAAAGGCGAGTGATGTGTTGTCATAAAAAGTTTTGTCTGCCCGCACGAAGCCACTTATGGTATTCTTGACCCATGGAATCGGTTTCTTGTTGTTATTAACACAAGTTCTGCCGATGACTTGGAGGTAGTCAAATGCACAAAAGAATGAAACTCACGCGCTGGCTGTTGCTCGCCGTTGCCGCGGTGACGCTCGCCCTCGGATTTGCGAGCCAGCATCCGGTCCAGGCACAGTCCAACAAATGGGTGAACGATCATACAAACACCCTCTCAAAGCAGACGATGCAGCGTATTTACGACATCAACGAGCAGGACTTCGCCAAAGTCACCGGCAACCCGCAGCTCATGGTTGAGGTGTACAACAAAATCCCAGATCGTGACGACGTGGATGACTTCAAAGTTGACCGGTTCCAAGACCTCGGCGTTGGTCGCAAGGGTTGGGACAACGGCATGTACTTTGTGATTGCCCTCAAGCAGCACAAATATGGCCTCGAGGTTGGTTATGGCCTCGAATCCATAGTGCCTGATGCATCCAAGAGTAGCATCATTACGGACCACATCAAGGCGGTGCTGCGCGCAGGCCACTATGATCTGGGTGTGCGCGAAATTTCCAATAATATTGCCCGCACCGTTAACAAGAACCAATCGGCAATCATGACACCTGGTGACATCGCGGCCAAGCACGCTGCGGATCAACGAATGCTGGCCACCATCGGCATCGTCGTTGCCATCATCGCCGGTGTCATCATCATCTGGCTTGCTTGGCTGGTGCTGCGCCACGTACACCGGCAGCGGGAATTCGACCGTCTGCTCCGTTCAGACGTCGATTGGCCTGCAAGCATGACTTTAATCAACAGTCTGCCTGAGTCCGAACAGGATAAGTTCCAAACTCGTATCAAGGCGCCCTGGTTTGGCAAGTCCAATCCAGAACTGGTCTATCGCAAAGAATTTGCAGAATACGTCTGGAACAACCTGGCTGTGTTGGTTGATCGCACGCACACGCCCAGTCCTTATCCAGCGTATGTCTACGACAGCGT contains the following coding sequences:
- a CDS encoding SLAP domain-containing protein gives rise to the protein MDKHFGTKWAKRLIVSALAALGMLVAVGVGSNGVNAATTPAANADQISFKAVLLNSDHGVITTIKPTDVINQSGVKVKTLKAMTDWKVNDRVEINQKPYYDLGGGQFIYALDVIPYATVIPFKMVCQVRYIPGYGIQVWNDQLKPVSQNGKSKRLKHGTNWKVFGLAFLKGHTYYSLGGNQFLDARYMVRIK
- a CDS encoding glycoside hydrolase family 1 protein, yielding MKSYFPKDFLWGGAIAANQTEGAWNEDGKGMSVADVAQYRPDLDPKDYASQWHVSPDQIRAAMASTDTTYYPKRHGIDFYHHYKADLALLKGMGLKCLRVSIAWTRLFPKGTEQAPNPKGVQYYHDLFAEMKRDGIEPLVTLSHYEMPLYLVNHYDGWVSRQVVTMFVRFATVCFQEYAQDVHYWLTFNEIDSALRHPFATVGVVEEKYANAHDVKQAIYQALHHQFVASALATKALHDINPQDKIGCMMTKTLAYPLTANPDDQVLAQAYNRNNYFYADVQVRGAYPQYMLNYFEEQHIAIAMAPGDTELLRRYTVDFVSFSYYMSVVKTKDETDMAQVGGNLTTSVKNPYLQTSDWGWQIDPVGLRVALIDIYDRYQKPVFIVENGIGAHDTLTDGQVHDPYRIQYFADHFKQVNLAIKQGVDVMGYTTWGCIDLISAATSQMSKRYGFVYVDLDDLGQGSNRRYLKDSYYWYRDVIKSNGVSLYQEGNTTTATRD
- a CDS encoding helix-turn-helix domain-containing protein, with the protein product MFENLFFDKRSEVAYRLFKLMKSLSGNSLTVSRLSTLMDLSYPQTYKAHQEVYADLVKINKENLNRDVTEEATFQELAENISVECYRFFLLQQSLAFRFIDEAFRNDGADIGAFAKAAGLSTATIRRRLDPFRDLMQRNKLYFDQVSWAPRGPEFGLRCLLDTFYYEGYRGGPWPFEKVISQDEARQIYLIINQHKMLGVDQTDVISRGNLIMIGVMKMRLAQGHAVPISTRFDQLVPYEKNPDNEPFTTTYFPGITERVLTNEMRHYHFVRAVAMSSSPYDTQGGRELREHLHSFANPVDDFVQHVLNELTADMDSFSKMHTRGDVILQSNMYRLGTAYYVMNGPYVRSSDFAERNVLQNSGRGVYAQVAAAINGIPDSEASGQFKRFMPDIAESLFSIIRANFADFDAAPVLKVTVEVDQRELATDDMLQFLQDMNVIQLIPQNHANEADVVISSSSAVNDMIKKMGYTSEDARQPEIIYWGLENHDLDLFRLAETIRNIASAKAGDQASGKDSHLIEGY
- a CDS encoding peptide ABC transporter substrate-binding protein gives rise to the protein MKKKPLWLGASLATLVVLLAACGSSSSSSKGQSITRMSKDVIATMDAAQATDAISGQVLQDTGAGLLRYHGKKLEADAATKRATVSKDQKTYTFTLRKDLKWSDGKPVTAQDFQYSWRRLADPKTKSEYAYITTGIKNADAVQAGKKPASTLGAKAIGKYKFQVKLDTPMPYFESMITLQVFNPVEKAAVDKYGKKYGTTSKTTTYNGPYVLTGWNGSSNSWTEKKNPKYWDAKNVHVTSIKTQVVKEATTALNLYQDGKLDDAILSGDTAAQMKNDSAYNTVTQGRTTYLEMNAKRVKALGNENIRKALSLSINRKEFIKKVLGDGSKPVSQPVPYDLFQNVDNKKDFATDASKKYASNSKYDPAEADKLYKQGLKELGIKNVSFTLLSDDTDVAKSTLEYLQGAWTKALPGIKVSTKSVPFKTRVSLSLAHNADVVVSSWQADFPDAISFLDLFTSDNSYNMGQWSNAKYDQLIKASKTTDATSISKRWNDLKQADEILADQQGVIGLYQTGEAHLTKKTIKHMTYSPGNMINFVGATNKK
- a CDS encoding peptide ABC transporter substrate-binding protein, translated to MKKKILMGAAAAALTVLLAACGGKSSSSNTSSVRIMAGDIINTMDAAQATDVISGQALANTMSGLYRFHGNKLEPDMAAKMATVSKDQKTYTFHLRKGTTWNDGKAVTAQDFAYSWRRAVDPATKSQYAYIFSGIKNADAIANGKMDKSKLGVEAPNKSTFIVHLDKAMPYFEKMITLQTFDPVEKSKVEKYGNKYGTSSKTIAFNGPYTMKGWSGSDQKWNETKNPKYWDKKNIKINKLSYQVVKDPSTALNLYQDNKLDDVVLSGNDAQQMKNNPAFNNRAMNATYYLELNANRIPAFKNEKVRQAISMAINRPDFIKQVLGNGSQPISTVVATKMMYNDKGEDFTTKPTKAVKQYTDYDLKGARKLFSQGMKEVGSKSVNYTLTSDDTALAKNTLEYLQNALEKLSTSDAKMKVTTRSVPFKTRLQLSQDHKSDMVVTAWSPDFPDAISFLSMFTTGASYNDGQFSNAQYDKLINASSGVDATNADKRWNDMQQASELLTKTAGVIPLYQLGESHLTRTSIKGMAICPNGMINFVGAHVDKK